Proteins co-encoded in one Conger conger chromosome 4, fConCon1.1, whole genome shotgun sequence genomic window:
- the LOC133125827 gene encoding polymeric immunoglobulin receptor-like, which translates to MIGLSPCAMALLSISGLHGAVAVATVSWLQVQNGSSVTLPCHYPSLDRHRAKFWCWGFFWSSCHVLARSDSPAEGGKVTIADHPDSGVFTVTLRDLQRGDTAFYWCAVEGGSSASLYLSVTNGVPNLMVEDNMVVGAEGGSVSIRCFYSNLTRDGMRKWCRSGDWGSCLTLDSPLAERSPLITDNGEGAFGVRMRRLQRSDEGWYWCVAGDLQAPVHIAVLQDPNNTLIATTKNHTTEESSTVFYSSTATVHKTNRPGQGSQLCSGAQTCLRRTLWVLRHAGLVLVFLICTAVAFWKIWQNRRVLQSRENRRCGKLRCQNNTDCL; encoded by the exons ATGATTGGACTTTCACCATGTGCCATGGCTCTTCTCAGCATTTCTGGACTCCATG GTGCCGTTGCTGTGGCGACAGTGAGTTGGCTGCAGGTTCAGAATGGGTCGTCCGTCACCCTGCCCTGCCACTACCCCTCGTTGGACAGACACCGCGCCAAGTTTTGGTGCTGGGGATTCTTTTGGTCCTCCTGTCACGTCCTGGCGCGGTCTGACTCCCCGGCCGAGGGCGGCAAGGTTACGATCGCAGATCACCCCGACAGCGGGGTGTTCACTGTGACCCTGCGAGATCTGCAGCGTGGCGACACTGCCTTCTACTGGTGTGCCGTGGAGGGCGGTTCATCAGCAAGCCTCTATCTGTCAGTCACTAACG GAGTCCCGAATCTGATGGTGGAGGACAACATGGTGGTCGGTGCGGAGGGAGGCAGCGTGAGCATCCGGTGTTTCTATAGCAACCTTACCCGGGACGGCATGCGGAAGTGGTGCAGGAGCGGAGACTGGGGGTCCTGCCTCACCCTGGACTCCCCCCTGGCTGAGAGGTCCCCGCTCATCACGGACAACGGAGAGGGGGCCTTTGGcgtgaggatgaggaggctGCAGAGGAGCGACGAAGGCTGGTATTGGTGCGTTGCTGGAGATCTACAGGCCCCTGTCCACATCGCTGTCCTACAAG ATCCCAACAACACACTGATCGCCACAACAAAAAATCACACCACCGAAGAATCTTCTACGGTCTTCTACTCTTCGACTGCTACTGTCCACAAGACCAATCGTCCAGGACAAGGAAGCCAGCTGTGTTCTGG TGCACAGACGTGCCTGAGAAGGACTCTGTGGGTGCTACGTCACGCCGGGCTTGTTTTGGTGTTCCTAATATGCACCGCCGTCGCCTTTTGGAAGATCTGGCAAAACCGCA GAGTGCTGCAATCGAGAGAGAATAGACGATGTGGGAAGTTACGCTGCCAAAATAACACCG ATTGTCTCTGA
- the LOC133126705 gene encoding polymeric immunoglobulin receptor-like has translation MGSLAQRLQHPLSVSKVVVQSGRSVTIPCLYDREYENHVKYWCYGSYWNNCETVVRTDSPTVKGETSITDDPTHHVFTVTMRKLQMMDSGYYWCAVEIQRGGDKRAYLHLSVTADTPGLWVEQQEVAGVEGGHVSVPCHYNEPSSMKKWCRIEGSCVEVNSGESGRSEMKDDRSKKVFTVTVRELNMEDTGWYWCAAGELQIPVHLTVTQKTTTTTVTTRKELKMSL, from the exons ATGGGGTCACTGGCTCaaaggctccagcaccccctttCTG tgagtaAAGTAGTTGTACAGAGTGGAAGATCTGTCACCATCCCATGTCTCTATGATAGAGAATATGAAAATCATGTGAAATACTGGTGTTATGGGTCATACTGGAATAATTGTGAAACTGTAGTACGCACTGACTCTCCAACAGTTAAAGGTGAAACATCAATCACTGATGACCCCACCCATCATGTGTTCACTGTTACCATGAGAAAGCTTCAGATGATGGACTCTGGATATTACTGGTGTGCTGTAGAGATCCAGCGCGGTGGAGATAAGAGAGCATATctgcacctgtcagtcactgcag acactcctggactctgggttgagcagcaggaggtggccGGTGTGGAAGGGGGCCATGTCAGTGTGCCGTGTCACTATAATGAACCGAGCAGCATGAAGAAGTGGTGCAGGATAGAGGGCTCCTGTGTGGAAGTGAATTCTGGTGAATCTGGAAGATCAGAGATGAAAGATGACCGCTCTAAAAAGGTCTTCACTGTGACggtgagggagctgaacatggaggacacaggctggtattggtgtgctgctggagaactacagatccctgttcacctcactgtcactcagaaaACTACAACTACCACAGTCACCACACGTAAGGAACTCAAAATGAGCCTGTAA